The Flavobacterium johnsoniae UW101 genomic interval CGCAAGTTGGAACTTTCAATTCACTATTAGGTGAACTCCGCGGACTCATAACTACAGCCTGGAATGCTATTCAGCCTTCGAATCTGGCCAATATCAGCGATAACCTTTCGGCACTTGCTGTTCAGGCTGGAGGATTTTTACAAAGAGTATGGGATTTTGCTTCAGGCGTAGCATTAAAAGTATTAGAACTTGTTAAGGAGTCACTATTAGGATGGCTTTCTGATCAGGCTAAAACGGTAAGAGGTTATTCGCTTGTTAAAGTAATCATCGGAAAAGATCCTTTTACACAAGAAGTCGTACCCCGCACTGTACCCAATATGATAAAAGGCTTTATGAGCCTTATGGATGGCGGTGAAGAACAATATGCACAAATGGTTGAATCTGGCGCAATAGCCAGAATTACAGGCGAAATTGAAGCCGCAGTAGCGACACTCAACATGACGCCTCAATCTATTATACAGCTCTTTACTGATATTTGGGATTCGATGACTATTGATGACCTCGTTCATCCAATAGATGCATTCATGAGAATCATTGAGAAATTTGGAGAACCTATAGGCCGACTAATTGCTTTTGTGGCAGAAATTGTTCGAATCGTAATTATGGCCATTCTCGAAATCATGAATTTCCCATTCGATCTAATAGGAAACATCATTACAAGAGCCTTAGAAGCGATTGATGATATTAAGAAAGATCCAATTGGTTTCTTAAAAAATATACTGCGAGCGCTTAAACAAGGATTCGTACAGTTCTTTGACAATATTGTTACGCATTTAATAAATGGTGTAACCGGCTGGTTAATGAGCGAGTTGAAAGATGCCAATATTCCGGTACTGACTGATTTCTCTTTAAAAGGTGTTATTACCTGGATTATGGAAGTGCTGAATATCTCGATGGAAAAAATCTGGGAAAAACTAGCCGCACATCCGCGCATTGGCCCGGCAAGAGTAGCCAGAATCCGCAGTATGATTAATACACTTGAAGGTATCTGGACATTCATTAAAGATGTTCAGGAACGTGGTATGGCCGCCATTTGGGACAAAATACAAGAACAGCTTAGTAATTTATGGAATACCGTTCTCGATGCCGTGAAAAACTTTGTCATGGAACGTATCGTGAATAGAATTACAGCCAGACTTTTAAGCATGTTAGACCCAACAGGAATCATGGCTGTTATAAACGGTGCTATGGCGTTCTTTAATGCGGTACAAAGTTTTATTAAATACCTGCGTGAAATGCTCGAAGTTGTCAATTCGTTTGTCAATGGTATAGCCGATTTAGCCAGAGGCAATGTCGCCACAGCCGCAGATTATCTGGAAAGAACTATGGGACAAGCCATGCCTGTTGTGATAGGTTTCTTGGCAAATCAAGTTGGTTTAACTGGTATTGGAGCAAGAATTGGTGAAATGATTATTTCTGTTCAGCAAATGGTCGATGAAGCGCTGACTTGGTTAGTCAATAAAGCAGTTGATACCGGAATGAGTATTATTGACAGATTAATGGGAGGCAGCGGTACAGATAATCTGGCAGTTGTAAAACAAAATCTGCATCAGGAAGAACAATCAAAATTGACAAACGGAGCTATTAAAAGAGAAGAAGCTCAGGAAGTAGCCCAAAATGTGGCAACACTAAATAATACATTGGTAAATTCTATATCTGTAGTTGATGGCGGACAAACCTGGAATTACAATATTGTTCAAAAAACAGACGAAGAAGATGGTCCAAGAAAAGAAGAAATCTCCATTGAAAATGCCACATTAGAAGTAGTTTTTGAAGGAAATAAAATAAGACTAAATTTTGTTGATGAAGAAACAACGGCAGTTATAGCTCCCGCAGTAAGTGATGCAAGATTGCTTCAAGTTCTAGAACAATTAAAAATGGATGAGGAACAAGCAAAAGCATTTTTTGATGAACTAAAAAACAGAAATATAATAAACACAAACGAATTCAAACAATTGCTAATTGCTCACGCTCGACCTAAAAGTGCGGGAATGGATCCTATTGCATTTCTAACTAGTAAACTAAGTCTGAATCAATCAACTGCAGCTGCGTGGAGTCGACCTCAGGGAAGTTCAATGAGAAACAGAGGGGTTAACCTAGGTCCTGACGCAGACGGGAATCAACGTGAGACTCTTTCTCAATATGCACAAATTTTTTATGAAAAAGAAGTTGGAGACTGGATGAGCAGACCATTAGAAAGAGATGCAGGTCCAGATGAACCGCGTATACTCGAATACATTTATCAAAAAGAAGGAAATCCTGATGTTATCTCCTTAGGAGTCGTTGAGCTAAATGATAGTGGCGAAATTATACAAATAATAAAAGTTAATTCAAATAATATAAGTGGTGGACAGCAAGGTCTAATTCAATTATTAAAAAGAAAAGGATGGGCAATGAGAATTCCTTAAAATGATAAGAAACAATGTTGAAAAAAACATTTTTGCTTGGTGTCTTTTCAAATTGAAAAAACTTGATAAGAAAAATTTTTATAAACTTAAAAAACATTAGTCATGCAAAAAACATTCTACCAAAAAGAACTGCTTATTAAAGCAGTACAACAAAGAAAAGGAGTAAATAATAACAAGAAAGACGTTGAAAAAATTCAGTCCTGGCTTAATTTATTTGCTATGCAGAATCCAAACTCCGGAACTGCAACCGATATTGATGGCGATTTTGGTCCTGCAACAGAAAAAGCAGTATTGAATTTTCAAAAAGCGAATGGTCAGCCTCAAACCGGAAATGTAGATCAAAACCTGTTTGATAAACTCGTGTCGCCTCTTAAAAAAGCTTTTGAAAGTCCGATATCTGGAAACAATCTGAGGGAATTAATTCTAAATACAGCACAAAATCATCTTAAAAATCATCCCTTTGAACTTGTCATAAACAACCAAAGTAATACGGGGCCGTGGGTTCGAAGCTATATGGATGGACATGAAGGAACAGAATGGTTTTGGTGTATGGGTTTTGTTCAGGCCATTATCGATCAGGCGGCATCTATTCAGGGAAAAAACTTTAAAACTCTAATGCCGTTAACTTACAGCTGTGATACTGTGGGCACAACTGGTCTACAGAAAAAGATACTGACACGTTATCAAACTGCCAGAACCAATTCGGCTTTAATAAAACCAGGAGATATATTTCTTCTTCAAAAAACACCAAACGACTGGATTCACACCGGAATTGTAACTGCTGTTCATGCTGATACCATAGAAACTATTGAAGGCAACACCAATGCCGGCGGTTCTAATAATGGAAATGCTGTCATGAACAAAATCAGAAATTATAAACAATCAAAACTTGATTTTTTTTCAATCGAATCATTAGTATAGAAAAATGGAAAATGTATTTACCTATATCAAAAACCAATTCGTATTTCAGCTTGATACTCTTTTTCAAGTCGAAAATCCAATGGGAAAACCTATTTTAAATCAAATTGATTCAAATGGTTTTATTGACGAATTTATTATCGAAAATAATCTAACCGAAATTGATATTCTGATTTTGGGACTCGCTCTTGTTCCTCACGTGAAGCCAGATTTTTTGAGTTCGATTATTGCCGAATATTTACCTAACGGCGGTGAATTACCCGAATTTGGCGGCATAAAAACAAAAAATCACCGAGGCATTTTACCAACAGGCGAAACGGCTCAGTTTTTAATTGCCGGAAATGATCTCGATAACCGAATTTTATTCTATAATTATTTACACAATCAGTCTTTTCTTTATCAAAAAGGAATCATCAAAATAGATTCTGTTCCGAATGGCGAACCTAAGCTAAGCGGTCTGCTGATTTTAGAGGACGAATACATCGAAAAATTTATAACAGGAAAAATTCTGAAACCACAGCTAAGCAGTGTTTTCCCGGCACAATTAATCGAAACTCAATTAGACTGGAACGATTTAGTACTCAATTCCAACACTTTAAATCAAATTAAAGAAATCGAAACCTGGCTTAAATTCAACGAAATCTTATTTAACGATTGGAACATGAAAAGCAAAATAAAACCCGGTTTCAGAGTCATGTTTTACGGCGCACCGGGAACAGGAAAAACGCTTACAGCTTCTCTATTAGGAAAATACACAAAAAGAGACGTTTACAGAATTGATTTGTCGATGATAATTTCGAAATATATTGGCGAAACCGAAAAAAATCTGTCTTCCCTTTTTGATAAAGCGTCTGATAAAGACTGGATTCTGTTTTTTGATGAAGCTGATGCTATTTTTGGAAAAAGAACCAATGTCAGGGATGCCCACGATAAATATGCCAATCAGGAAGTTTCATATTTATTGCAGCGCATAGAAAATCATCCTGGATTAGTGATCTTAGCCTCTAATTTCAAAACCAATATTGATGCTGCTTTTACCCGAAGATTTCAATCTATAATTGAGTTTGAAGTACCTTCTTATGGCGAGCGTTTACAGCTTTGGCAAAATAATCTGCCTAAGGGAATTAAGATTGCTGAAGATGTAAATCTTAATGAACTTTCAAAAAAATACGATATTACCGGCGCTAATATTGTTAATATAATTCAATATGCCTGCCTGAGAACTTTGGAAGATAAAAATGAAAGCATCAACCTTAATCATTTACTTCAGGGAATTAAAAAAGAATATGCCAAAGAAGGAAAAATGATGTGAATTATTAAATCACAAAATACTGAATACAAACACTTTAAATCCATTTTTACTGATATAAAAAGAGATATCAAATATAATTTGATATCTCTTTTTTATTAATTGATTACAGCCGTTAAGCCTGATCAAAAACTTTTCCTAAATGTTCTTCCATAACAAAATACGGATCATCGGTATGTGTCATTGATCTTATATGAATTAGACTGGTTTTGCTCATCATTCTTAACATTTGTCGTCTCTCACATGGCACAAGCTTACCATTCTCCTCTTTCTGCCCTGCTGTAAAAGCACTTCTTCCGTGAGCACACAAATGATTATTTACAAATATAACATCACCAGAATCTGGGATATAATCACTATTAATCAACTCTTTAGCTTCATTCCAAAATTCAGTTAAATTGTAAAGAGCTTCGGGAGTCTGTCCGGCGTTTTCATTAAATATCTGCTCTGCTGCATCAAATCTAATAAAAGGCAGCTTTTTATTTCCATATAAAACAGAAGCCAGCGGACCATCATTAATTTCTTCCTGATAATTAGCATCTTTAGGACATTGATAAATTGGATCAAAAAGCTTTTCCATTATCTTATTCACCTTACCATGCGACCTTACTGAGTAAAGTGTAGAAGGAACTCTTTCTTCATTTCGCAGATATAGAAAACTTAAAAAATCAGCCTGATGTAAAAGAAAAGCATCTTCTGTATGAACATACAAATTTGTTTTTGATCCCGAACCTGTTTGCGTAGCTGCCATTTTCTCATCTGGAATAACAGCATGAAGAATTCCCCCGCCCTTTCTCTGCGCATAATATTGTACTGGTTTTGAAGGAACTGCACCATGCAGCAAGGAACAAATAAAGCCGTATTTATTGAGTTTTGAGTAATCAGCGCTCTGCCAATTCGCAGGAGTTGGTCCCAGATGATCCTGATCAACTTCAAGAAGACCTCTAAAAATAATAGCGCCATACTGATCAGCTGAGAAATCTGTTCCAAAACGGCTTAAAATTCTGGCTATTCTTTCTGGAAGAAGCTGAAAAGAATACAGATGAAGCGCTTCTATATAATCTGGGTTTTCATAGCTCTTAAATGCCTTTTCCAGCAGAGCGCCCACATTAGACAAAATGTTTCTTTCCTGAGGCGTAACCTCCACTATCAGCGGGCTTGTAGGAATTTGATAAGCATAGTTTTCTTTTACTGGTATCTCATCTTCAATTAATGATTGTGATTTCATTTTTTTAGTTTATTTAATAGTTAACAAAAATTGGGACAAATAATAAACACAAACCGTTAAAAATCAAGCTATATATAAATAAAACATCATTCCATAACATTTTGGTAATGTAGAGAATTTCGTATAATTTTTTTTCTGTTTTATTTTTTTTATAAAGATTAATCTCTACATTTGCTCCTACTGTTTTTATTCATTCTAAATAAAATCTACTTACAAATGTATTTATTTTTATAATTTAAAAAAGAATTTTCTTAAAAAATTTATTAAAAAAATATGAATATTAGCACTAAACCTAGTAAAATCAAGGTGTCGGATTTTACACATAGACAAAATATTTCAAAAATCATCCGCACACGGCGAAGTGTTTATGCGGATGAGTTCATAAAGCAGAACATACCCGATGAATTATTAAATGAAATTTTAATAAATGCGACCTATGCGCCTACCCATAAAATGACTGAACCATGGAGGTTTATTGTTTTTAAGAATAGCTATTTAGAGCAGCTGGGATCTTTTCTGGCGGATTATTACAGAGATTTATATTTTGAAAAATTTTCTGCCGAAGAAGCTCTGGAAAAGTACAATCTGCTGAAAGAATATCCGCTTAATTCGGCTTGTGTTATTGGCGTTGTAATGGTCCGCAACACTAAAATTAACCTGCCCGAATGGGAAGAAGTTGCTGCCGTTTCATCTGCCGTTCAAAACATTGCCCTCTCCTGCACTGCCCATGATATTGGGAGTTACTGGAGTACATCTGCAGGTGCAGTTGATTACGTAAAGCAATTTGATCTGGCCGAAAATGAGCAGTCTCTCGGTTTAATTTATGTCGGTTATTATCCAGAAGATCTTGAGCCATCCAGAAAAAAGCGAACCCCGATTTCTAACAAAGTAACTTATTTTAAATAACCTCAATTCTAAAACTTATAATTATGCAAAACCTATTAGACAATGCCCCGGATGTCTTTGTTAAAAGCGCCGCTGACGATTTTTATCAGGATATTTTTCATGAAAATTCCGGAACAGAATATGCCAATGCCATAGAATTAGTTCAAAAACGTGTAGCAGGTTTTCTTGAAAATACTAAAATCCCGTTCAGCGGTATTAAACCTGACGAAATACGAAATAAAGTAGAAGCTGTAAACCTTGATCAGCCAGTTCAGGATTATGAAACCCTTTGGGACGAGATCGATGAAATTTATGTAAATCATGCCACTGCTTACCATTTACCAGAATATATAGCCCACTTAAACTGCCCTGTTGTAATTCCTGCTTTAGCAGCCGATGTATTGATTAGCGCTATTAACTCATCGCAAGACACGTATGACCAAAGTGCAGGTGGAACATTCATTGAAAGAAAATTGATTGCCTGGACTGGCGAACAAATTGGATATAATGTAGATTGTGATGGTATTTTTACTGGCGGCGGATCACAAAGTAACCTTATGGGACTGCTATTGGCCAGAGATTATTTTGCTTTAAAATACCTCAACTGGAACATCAAATTAAATGGCTGTCCGCCGGATTCAAGTAAATTCAGAATTTTTGTTTCAGAGAAATCTCATTTCAGCAATCAAAAAAATGCTTCTATTCTAGGTCTTGGCGAGCAGTCTATTGTTCAGGTTGTAACAGACAGCCGTTACAGAATGGACGCTGAAAAATTAAAGCAGGCCATTCTTGAAGAAAAAGAAAAAGGCAACATTCCTATTGCTATTGTGGCTACAGCAGGAACAACAGATTTTGGGAACATCGATCCATTATCTGAAATTTCAGTTTTGGCAAAAGAACATGAATTATGGATGCATGTTGACGCCGCTTATGGCTGCGGGTTATTGCTGACAGATACATACAAACATTTGTTAAACGGAATTGAACAAGCTGATTCTGTTACAATTGATTATCATAAATCTTTCTTTCAGCCTATTTGCAGCAGTGCTTTTATGGTGAGAAACAAACAGCATCTTCATATCATAAAACATCATGCTGATTATTTAAATCCAAAAGAACAGGATTACGATGAACTTCCGGCACAAATAAACAAATCTCTGGTACAAAGTACACGCCGTTTTGATGCTTTAAAACTATGGTGTACACTGCGTTATATGGGAAGAACTAAACTTGGACAGTATACAGATACCATTATTGAAACGACCAAACAAACAGCTGAAATACTGGAAAACGACAAAGACTTTGAACTCTTAACAGATTCTGATTTAAGTGTTTTGGTTTTTAGATACAAACTAGACGGCTGGCCTGGAGACACTTGTAAAATGAACTTACACATCAAAAAGAAAATGTTTTTTAACGGTGAAGTCTTAGTGGCAAGCACAAAAGTAAACGGCATTTTTTACCTCAAGTTTACCATTTTGAATCCATTAACAACAATCGCACACATCAATAATATCCTTTCAATTATAAAAAAACACGGAAATGACTACATCTTCTCCTAAAGAGATTGCTCAGGAAGCAGTCGATATTACGTTTACTATTTTACTTAACTGCTGTGTTCGCGAACTAGGCAACAGCAGTTTTTATGAAGGGGTTCCTAAATACGATCCTGTACTAAAATCATATATGTCTAAGTACAATCATAAACTTCATTTAAAACTGGATTTTCCTGTTGACAAGGTTGAAGTATATGCGCCTATACGTTACAGATCTGAAACCTTTAGACATTTGTATCATTTTCCGGTAATGGAACGTGATCTTACTACTGAAACCATAAAAGAAATAGATGCAGAACGTCTTTTAGAATTAATTACAACTCATGTAAGACAACAGTATCCGTTGGCAGATTCTAAAAATGTCAAAAAAAGGATGAAGCTGAGT includes:
- a CDS encoding pyridoxal phosphate-dependent decarboxylase family protein; translation: MQNLLDNAPDVFVKSAADDFYQDIFHENSGTEYANAIELVQKRVAGFLENTKIPFSGIKPDEIRNKVEAVNLDQPVQDYETLWDEIDEIYVNHATAYHLPEYIAHLNCPVVIPALAADVLISAINSSQDTYDQSAGGTFIERKLIAWTGEQIGYNVDCDGIFTGGGSQSNLMGLLLARDYFALKYLNWNIKLNGCPPDSSKFRIFVSEKSHFSNQKNASILGLGEQSIVQVVTDSRYRMDAEKLKQAILEEKEKGNIPIAIVATAGTTDFGNIDPLSEISVLAKEHELWMHVDAAYGCGLLLTDTYKHLLNGIEQADSVTIDYHKSFFQPICSSAFMVRNKQHLHIIKHHADYLNPKEQDYDELPAQINKSLVQSTRRFDALKLWCTLRYMGRTKLGQYTDTIIETTKQTAEILENDKDFELLTDSDLSVLVFRYKLDGWPGDTCKMNLHIKKKMFFNGEVLVASTKVNGIFYLKFTILNPLTTIAHINNILSIIKKHGNDYIFS
- a CDS encoding ATP-binding protein, with product MENVFTYIKNQFVFQLDTLFQVENPMGKPILNQIDSNGFIDEFIIENNLTEIDILILGLALVPHVKPDFLSSIIAEYLPNGGELPEFGGIKTKNHRGILPTGETAQFLIAGNDLDNRILFYNYLHNQSFLYQKGIIKIDSVPNGEPKLSGLLILEDEYIEKFITGKILKPQLSSVFPAQLIETQLDWNDLVLNSNTLNQIKEIETWLKFNEILFNDWNMKSKIKPGFRVMFYGAPGTGKTLTASLLGKYTKRDVYRIDLSMIISKYIGETEKNLSSLFDKASDKDWILFFDEADAIFGKRTNVRDAHDKYANQEVSYLLQRIENHPGLVILASNFKTNIDAAFTRRFQSIIEFEVPSYGERLQLWQNNLPKGIKIAEDVNLNELSKKYDITGANIVNIIQYACLRTLEDKNESINLNHLLQGIKKEYAKEGKMM
- a CDS encoding peptidoglycan-binding protein; protein product: MQKTFYQKELLIKAVQQRKGVNNNKKDVEKIQSWLNLFAMQNPNSGTATDIDGDFGPATEKAVLNFQKANGQPQTGNVDQNLFDKLVSPLKKAFESPISGNNLRELILNTAQNHLKNHPFELVINNQSNTGPWVRSYMDGHEGTEWFWCMGFVQAIIDQAASIQGKNFKTLMPLTYSCDTVGTTGLQKKILTRYQTARTNSALIKPGDIFLLQKTPNDWIHTGIVTAVHADTIETIEGNTNAGGSNNGNAVMNKIRNYKQSKLDFFSIESLV
- a CDS encoding nitroreductase family protein, producing the protein MNISTKPSKIKVSDFTHRQNISKIIRTRRSVYADEFIKQNIPDELLNEILINATYAPTHKMTEPWRFIVFKNSYLEQLGSFLADYYRDLYFEKFSAEEALEKYNLLKEYPLNSACVIGVVMVRNTKINLPEWEEVAAVSSAVQNIALSCTAHDIGSYWSTSAGAVDYVKQFDLAENEQSLGLIYVGYYPEDLEPSRKKRTPISNKVTYFK
- a CDS encoding phage tail protein — encoded protein: MNIGKSNDKFEIEADRVADQVVANKQTAKTESFFSPSPVMQKKLARDVQKQEEQNKDVQQKTAAQTITPVVQLKEDLIQNKLDSRITEKRETNPVFSASKTLIQHKLEDKILKKEETIQNKTEVKKTETASKNILSPKPLIQNKGEEENLQQKKEEEKQAKDDEKQLQKSPSGDASPSDNSNLESKLNSSKGGGSPLSGKVKTEMESGIGADFSNVRIHNDSNAVQMNKQLGAQAFATGNNIYFNEGKYNPNSKDGKHLLAHELTHTVQQGAAIRKKPEPVSPAPEMIQGSLLSFAIPDFIKDNVRHVPGYTLLTVVAGYDPLNDVNVERNAVNLIEGFMGLIPFGTAIFDKLQEYGIIDRVFDWVNSRLSELGLSMDALLQLVKDAWDESSISTFIDVVRTKFNDLVNRVTTFASSLVDQIITWIKEALIEVAEPLLAENKAYSLLKKIIKYDPLRDKEVTATTVEILEDFLLLIDKQTELEQMREKGTLQKTADWLDTQVGTFNSLLGELRGLITTAWNAIQPSNLANISDNLSALAVQAGGFLQRVWDFASGVALKVLELVKESLLGWLSDQAKTVRGYSLVKVIIGKDPFTQEVVPRTVPNMIKGFMSLMDGGEEQYAQMVESGAIARITGEIEAAVATLNMTPQSIIQLFTDIWDSMTIDDLVHPIDAFMRIIEKFGEPIGRLIAFVAEIVRIVIMAILEIMNFPFDLIGNIITRALEAIDDIKKDPIGFLKNILRALKQGFVQFFDNIVTHLINGVTGWLMSELKDANIPVLTDFSLKGVITWIMEVLNISMEKIWEKLAAHPRIGPARVARIRSMINTLEGIWTFIKDVQERGMAAIWDKIQEQLSNLWNTVLDAVKNFVMERIVNRITARLLSMLDPTGIMAVINGAMAFFNAVQSFIKYLREMLEVVNSFVNGIADLARGNVATAADYLERTMGQAMPVVIGFLANQVGLTGIGARIGEMIISVQQMVDEALTWLVNKAVDTGMSIIDRLMGGSGTDNLAVVKQNLHQEEQSKLTNGAIKREEAQEVAQNVATLNNTLVNSISVVDGGQTWNYNIVQKTDEEDGPRKEEISIENATLEVVFEGNKIRLNFVDEETTAVIAPAVSDARLLQVLEQLKMDEEQAKAFFDELKNRNIINTNEFKQLLIAHARPKSAGMDPIAFLTSKLSLNQSTAAAWSRPQGSSMRNRGVNLGPDADGNQRETLSQYAQIFYEKEVGDWMSRPLERDAGPDEPRILEYIYQKEGNPDVISLGVVELNDSGEIIQIIKVNSNNISGGQQGLIQLLKRKGWAMRIP
- a CDS encoding Fe(II)-2OG oxygenase family protein, producing MKSQSLIEDEIPVKENYAYQIPTSPLIVEVTPQERNILSNVGALLEKAFKSYENPDYIEALHLYSFQLLPERIARILSRFGTDFSADQYGAIIFRGLLEVDQDHLGPTPANWQSADYSKLNKYGFICSLLHGAVPSKPVQYYAQRKGGGILHAVIPDEKMAATQTGSGSKTNLYVHTEDAFLLHQADFLSFLYLRNEERVPSTLYSVRSHGKVNKIMEKLFDPIYQCPKDANYQEEINDGPLASVLYGNKKLPFIRFDAAEQIFNENAGQTPEALYNLTEFWNEAKELINSDYIPDSGDVIFVNNHLCAHGRSAFTAGQKEENGKLVPCERRQMLRMMSKTSLIHIRSMTHTDDPYFVMEEHLGKVFDQA